Proteins co-encoded in one Flavivirga eckloniae genomic window:
- a CDS encoding OstA-like protein has translation MNKLHVLLFILLIGFVSITKAQEKKKIEIKYSGFLHVDEENYPGAKVLTRDDAQQVHIEHKGANMWCDKAIHYGKENFIEAYGNVIIKQGDTINMTSKYVEYSGATGLAFASGDVILKDPNSTISSDTLYFDRIKQQAYYKNGGTVVKDSSGTITSKIGRYYMAIPKYQFVEDVVLVNKESTINSNFFDFYPDSGYAYLYGPSTITTETSVTYCEKGFYDTKSDVGYAVKKARIDYDNRIVEGDSLYFDNNTSFASASNNIKVTDTINNSVIKGHYAEVFKEKDSVFITKRALAITKQENDSIYIHADKIMVTGKPDHRIVRAYYNAKLYKTDLSGKADSICSNQKTGITELINLDRFSSRDKFSTKRRPILWNVANQMTGDTIHLISNSETERIDSLRVFNNAFIISKDTISENGYNQISGMRLIGLFNDENELRQVDIIKNAQSIFYTRNDKQELIGIDKAKSGSISMLFADGDIEEYNRINQVDGKLHPESKYPEKEKILKGFDWRENERPMSVEDLFSDDPPLDLPVIKGLEDYVPQEDFFDEDMRKRVEAADKRDKADKKTPSKASRHIPAPIKKVPKPASIPNVLKKTEEKS, from the coding sequence AGAGAAAAAGAAAATAGAAATTAAGTATTCGGGATTTTTACACGTAGATGAAGAAAATTATCCGGGCGCCAAAGTTTTAACGCGCGACGATGCGCAGCAAGTACATATAGAACATAAAGGAGCCAACATGTGGTGCGATAAAGCCATACACTACGGCAAAGAAAACTTTATTGAGGCTTATGGTAATGTAATCATAAAACAAGGTGATACCATTAACATGACTTCAAAATATGTTGAGTATAGCGGTGCAACTGGCTTGGCCTTTGCCAGTGGCGATGTTATTTTAAAAGATCCAAACTCTACAATATCTTCAGACACTTTATATTTCGATCGTATTAAGCAACAAGCCTATTATAAAAATGGTGGTACGGTTGTAAAAGACTCTTCTGGAACGATTACCAGTAAAATTGGGCGCTACTACATGGCCATACCAAAATATCAGTTTGTTGAAGATGTAGTACTGGTAAACAAGGAATCAACTATTAACTCTAATTTTTTCGATTTCTATCCAGATAGTGGTTATGCTTATTTATATGGCCCTTCAACAATAACAACCGAAACAAGTGTTACCTATTGCGAAAAAGGATTTTACGACACCAAGAGTGACGTAGGGTATGCTGTAAAAAAAGCAAGAATTGATTACGACAACCGTATTGTAGAAGGAGACAGCTTATATTTTGATAATAATACAAGTTTTGCTTCGGCAAGTAACAATATAAAGGTTACCGATACCATTAACAATAGTGTTATAAAAGGCCATTATGCCGAGGTTTTTAAAGAAAAAGATTCCGTATTTATTACCAAACGCGCTTTAGCTATTACCAAACAAGAAAACGATTCTATTTATATACACGCCGATAAGATTATGGTAACCGGCAAACCCGATCACCGTATTGTCCGGGCTTATTACAATGCTAAACTATATAAAACCGATCTTAGCGGAAAAGCAGATTCCATATGTTCAAATCAAAAAACCGGGATTACCGAATTAATAAACTTAGACCGATTTTCGTCCAGAGATAAGTTTTCTACCAAACGTAGACCTATTCTCTGGAATGTTGCAAACCAAATGACTGGAGATACCATTCATTTAATTTCAAATTCCGAAACAGAACGCATAGACTCCTTAAGAGTTTTCAATAATGCCTTTATTATTAGTAAAGATACTATAAGCGAAAACGGATATAACCAAATTTCCGGTATGAGATTAATTGGGTTGTTTAACGACGAGAATGAATTACGACAAGTAGATATTATTAAAAACGCCCAATCTATTTTTTACACACGTAACGATAAGCAAGAACTTATAGGTATAGACAAAGCTAAATCCGGAAGCATATCCATGCTTTTTGCCGATGGCGATATTGAAGAATACAACAGAATAAATCAAGTTGATGGTAAACTGCATCCAGAATCTAAATACCCTGAAAAAGAAAAGATTTTAAAAGGTTTTGATTGGCGCGAAAATGAACGTCCCATGAGTGTTGAAGATCTGTTTAGTGACGACCCACCTCTGGATTTACCAGTTATAAAAGGGTTGGAAGATTATGTTCCACAAGAGGATTTCTTTGATGAAGACATGCGAAAACGTGTTGAAGCTGCCGATAAAAGGGATAAAGCTGACAAAAAGACACCTTCGAAGGCGTCAAGGCATATACCTGCTCCTATAAAAAAGGTGCCAAAACCTGCATCAATACCAAATGTTTTAAAAAAGACTGAAGAAAAAAGTTAA
- a CDS encoding aspartate aminotransferase family protein: protein MTSDFFKYQAQTTPHPLAMEISHANGSYIYDINNKAYLDFVAGVSACPLGHNHPKVINAIKKQLDSYLHVMVYGEYILKPAVELTKLLAKNLPLPLEKTYLTNSGTEAIEGALKLAKRATGRSQIIAANKAYHGNTMGSMSVMGYEERKQAYRPLLPDVQFISFNNEADLEHITTKTACVILETIQGGAGFIAPQNGYLEKVRNRCNAVGALLILDEIQPGIGRTGKLFGFEHYNCTPDILVTGKGLGGGMPIGAFTASAKLMDLLQDKPKLGHITTFGGHPVIAASALATLQEITESNLMHDALEKETLFRQLLVHPLIKEVRGIGLMLALIMTSEDIANTLILKCQEAGLILFWLLFEPKAVRITPPLTITNEEITKGCAIIIDVLNSIS from the coding sequence ATGACGTCTGATTTTTTTAAATATCAAGCACAAACAACCCCTCACCCATTGGCTATGGAAATTTCCCATGCCAATGGTTCTTATATTTACGATATTAATAACAAAGCCTATCTGGATTTTGTTGCTGGTGTTTCTGCTTGCCCCTTAGGACATAATCACCCTAAAGTTATAAATGCTATTAAAAAGCAACTGGATAGCTATTTACACGTTATGGTTTATGGCGAATACATATTAAAACCAGCCGTAGAACTCACTAAATTATTAGCAAAAAACCTACCCCTCCCTTTAGAAAAAACATATTTAACCAATTCTGGTACCGAAGCTATTGAAGGTGCCTTAAAACTAGCTAAACGAGCTACTGGGAGAAGTCAAATCATAGCCGCAAATAAGGCATACCATGGCAACACCATGGGGTCTATGAGTGTTATGGGGTATGAAGAAAGAAAACAAGCCTACAGACCACTACTTCCCGATGTGCAATTTATTTCATTTAACAATGAAGCCGATCTAGAGCACATCACCACAAAAACTGCATGTGTTATCTTAGAAACCATACAAGGCGGTGCTGGTTTTATAGCACCTCAAAATGGGTATCTAGAAAAGGTAAGGAATCGCTGCAACGCAGTAGGTGCACTTTTAATTTTAGATGAAATACAACCCGGTATTGGCAGAACAGGAAAACTCTTTGGTTTTGAGCATTATAACTGCACTCCAGACATATTAGTTACTGGTAAAGGTTTAGGCGGCGGTATGCCTATAGGCGCTTTTACAGCATCTGCCAAACTCATGGACTTATTGCAGGATAAACCTAAACTAGGACACATTACCACTTTTGGTGGCCACCCGGTTATAGCGGCATCTGCCTTAGCGACCTTACAAGAAATTACAGAAAGCAACCTCATGCATGACGCATTGGAAAAAGAAACGTTGTTCCGTCAACTTTTAGTCCACCCGCTCATTAAAGAAGTTAGAGGTATAGGGCTCATGCTTGCTCTTATAATGACTTCAGAAGACATTGCAAATACCCTAATTCTTAAATGCCAAGAAGCAGGTTTAATACTATTCTGGCTCCTTTTTGAACCTAAAGCTGTAAGAATTACGCCTCCATTAACCATTACAAATGAAGAAATAACTAAAGGGTGTGCTATAATTATTGATGTTTTAAACAGCATCTCATAA
- a CDS encoding tetratricopeptide repeat protein, translated as MEFSHNDNNNLPLSKFESMLKTNHVLFFDSEEFENIIHHYLNQGKIALAKKAIKLGLDQHTTSINLRLFKVEVYVLEDKLIEADTLLNELHSLDPTNEEIYIQKANILSKKDEHQQAIDVLKRALELTDDVVDLYSLIGMEYLFLDQFEEAKVYFMKCLEVDLEDYSALYNVIYCFEFLGQNEEAITYLNIFLDKNPYCEVAWHQLGKQYYALGNYKKALAAFDFAIISDDSFVGAYLEKGKVLEKLNRYEDAIENYSISLKLDEPTSFALLRIGSCYEQLKNDSLAVQYYYRTVHEDPLLDKGWIAITKYYNRKKNYQKALYYINKAINIDTENVIYWKLYSQINQRLNLYEEAERGFKKTLELGNYELNTWLSRGDLLIKLGESQAAIYNFEQALEFYPENAELEYRLAGLYFSLNEIDKGTFHLKNGIRYNEDYAFIIEELFPEVSNRILVKKLLKTSL; from the coding sequence ATGGAGTTTAGTCATAATGACAACAACAATTTGCCTCTATCAAAATTTGAATCGATGTTAAAAACAAACCATGTTTTGTTTTTCGATTCAGAAGAATTTGAAAACATTATTCACCACTATCTTAATCAGGGAAAGATTGCCTTAGCAAAAAAGGCTATCAAATTAGGATTAGACCAGCACACCACCTCAATTAACTTAAGGCTTTTTAAAGTTGAAGTTTATGTATTAGAAGATAAGTTAATAGAAGCAGATACCTTACTTAACGAACTCCATAGTTTAGATCCTACGAATGAGGAAATCTACATTCAAAAAGCAAATATACTATCGAAAAAAGATGAGCACCAACAAGCCATTGATGTATTAAAAAGAGCATTAGAGCTTACCGACGATGTTGTAGACTTATACTCTCTAATTGGTATGGAGTATTTGTTTTTAGACCAATTTGAAGAAGCCAAAGTGTACTTCATGAAATGTTTGGAAGTAGATTTAGAGGATTATTCAGCACTATATAATGTTATCTATTGCTTTGAGTTCTTAGGACAGAATGAAGAAGCCATTACCTATTTAAATATATTTTTAGATAAAAACCCGTATTGCGAAGTAGCCTGGCATCAATTAGGAAAACAATACTACGCATTAGGCAATTATAAAAAAGCCCTTGCTGCTTTCGATTTTGCAATTATCTCAGACGATTCCTTTGTAGGAGCATACCTTGAAAAAGGAAAAGTTCTTGAAAAATTGAACCGTTACGAAGATGCTATCGAAAATTACAGTATTTCCTTAAAACTAGACGAACCAACATCCTTCGCTTTATTGCGTATTGGTAGTTGTTACGAACAGTTAAAAAATGATAGTTTGGCAGTTCAGTACTATTATAGAACCGTACATGAAGATCCCTTATTAGATAAAGGGTGGATTGCCATAACGAAGTATTACAACAGAAAGAAAAATTACCAAAAAGCTTTGTACTACATAAACAAAGCAATCAATATAGACACCGAGAATGTTATCTATTGGAAACTATACTCGCAAATTAACCAACGCCTTAATCTTTACGAAGAAGCAGAACGCGGATTTAAAAAAACTTTAGAGTTAGGAAATTACGAACTCAACACATGGCTATCTCGAGGTGATTTATTAATTAAACTCGGCGAATCACAAGCCGCTATTTATAATTTTGAACAAGCTTTGGAATTTTATCCAGAAAACGCAGAATTGGAATATCGTCTGGCAGGTTTATACTTTTCTTTAAATGAAATTGACAAAGGTACTTTTCATTTAAAAAACGGTATACGCTACAATGAAGATTACGCTTTTATAATTGAAGAACTTTTCCCCGAAGTGTCCAATAGAATCTTGGTAAAAAA